The following are from one region of the Geoalkalibacter subterraneus genome:
- a CDS encoding D-alanine--D-alanine ligase family protein: MKVAVCFNRAVQKPAQGEAFDRISEQGAENEAQAVAGALGELGQVPQLVALGTDISAFVAELRSAAPDLVFNLCEGFWGRSRQEMHIAALLDLLDLPFTGSAPLCLGLTQDKARTKDLLAHHQLPTPKYQVVKLGDQSLRVRDLTYPLIVKPRFEDASLGISNDSVVENEAELRTRIAYVHQTYRQGALVEEFIEGREINVAVIGNGPFEVLPLSEIRFHSELVHPIVSYEGKWLEQFQGYRGTQPVCPASIKGRDAMLLRDTALRACKLMECRDYARVDIRLRDGVPYILEVNANPDISPDAGLARCAAVAGMSYPQLVRRILEMTVQRKEASRA; the protein is encoded by the coding sequence ATGAAAGTCGCGGTCTGCTTTAACCGGGCTGTGCAGAAACCGGCGCAGGGCGAGGCTTTCGACCGCATTTCCGAGCAGGGCGCCGAGAACGAAGCGCAGGCGGTGGCCGGCGCTCTGGGCGAACTCGGCCAGGTCCCGCAGCTGGTGGCGCTGGGTACGGATATCTCTGCGTTCGTCGCTGAGCTGCGCTCGGCGGCGCCCGATCTGGTCTTCAACCTGTGCGAAGGCTTCTGGGGGCGCAGTCGCCAGGAGATGCACATCGCCGCACTTCTTGATCTGCTCGATCTGCCTTTCACCGGCAGCGCTCCCCTGTGCCTGGGGCTCACCCAGGACAAGGCGCGCACCAAGGATCTGCTCGCCCATCATCAGCTGCCCACCCCCAAATATCAGGTGGTCAAGCTCGGCGACCAGTCTCTCCGCGTGCGCGACCTGACCTACCCCCTCATTGTCAAACCCCGTTTCGAGGACGCTTCGCTGGGAATCTCCAACGACAGCGTGGTGGAGAACGAGGCCGAGCTCCGGACGCGCATTGCCTATGTGCATCAAACCTATCGACAGGGCGCGCTGGTGGAAGAGTTCATCGAGGGTCGTGAGATCAATGTTGCCGTTATCGGCAACGGCCCTTTCGAGGTGCTGCCCCTGTCGGAAATCCGTTTTCATTCCGAGCTGGTCCACCCCATCGTCAGCTATGAAGGGAAATGGCTTGAGCAGTTCCAGGGGTATCGGGGAACTCAACCGGTGTGTCCGGCGTCCATCAAAGGGCGCGACGCGATGCTGCTCCGCGATACGGCGCTGCGCGCCTGTAAGCTCATGGAGTGCCGCGATTACGCCCGCGTCGACATCCGTCTTCGGGACGGCGTGCCTTACATTCTCGAAGTCAACGCCAACCCGGATATTTCACCCGATGCAGGTCTGGCGCGCTGCGCTGCCGTGGCGGGCATGAGTTATCCGCAGTTGGTCCGCCGCATTCTGGAGATGACCGTTCAGCGAAAGGAGGCTAGCCGTGCGTAA
- a CDS encoding GNAT family N-acetyltransferase: MRNLNATDVPDLIRILETTGAFSDEEVGVAVELLGIVLNDHAQQDYEVAVAEVEGRVAGYVLFGPVPLTQGTFDLYWIAVDPAAQGHGVGRELMSHVEEKACARGGRLVCLETSSQGSYERTRRFYEQAGYRQESCIRDFYRPGDDRLTYVKRLTVSEES; the protein is encoded by the coding sequence GTGCGTAATCTCAATGCAACCGATGTGCCCGATCTTATCCGGATTCTTGAAACCACCGGCGCCTTCAGCGATGAAGAAGTGGGGGTGGCGGTGGAACTGCTCGGGATTGTGCTCAATGACCATGCGCAGCAGGATTACGAAGTGGCGGTGGCTGAAGTCGAGGGCCGCGTGGCCGGGTATGTGCTGTTCGGTCCGGTGCCGCTGACGCAGGGAACTTTTGACCTTTACTGGATTGCCGTCGACCCGGCGGCGCAGGGGCATGGCGTTGGCCGCGAACTGATGAGCCATGTTGAAGAGAAGGCCTGTGCTCGCGGCGGGCGGCTGGTCTGTCTGGAAACCAGCTCCCAGGGGAGCTACGAACGGACCCGGCGTTTCTATGAACAGGCCGGATATCGCCAGGAATCGTGCATTCGGGATTTTTACCGGCCGGGCGACGATCGCCTCACCTATGTTAAACGCTTGACTGTTTCAGAGGAGAGCTGA
- a CDS encoding KamA family radical SAM protein, with amino-acid sequence METWQKMLQTSMTRPAEVTRRFGIDPAPLDAVAAEYPMRINPYYLSLIREVNDPIWRQAVPSEEELRDSVCPADPLEEENQSPVPNLVHRYPDRVLFLVCSECAMYCRFCTRKRKVGGESMVVSRETIESGLDYIRNHPEIRDVILSGGDPLLLSDDRLDDILRALRAIAHVEIIRIGSRVPVVLPQRITSALVRVLRKYHPLFLNTHFNHPDEITAQAAKACARLADAGIPLGNQTVLLRGVNDDPIVMKRLMQKLLAIRMRPYYLYQADMVRGTDHFRTSVEEGLEIMRALRGHSSGLGVPAYVIDAPGGGGKIPLLPDYLQSLGEEVELKNYRGETYRYANPAMRPHEEKRQVGNAPLNW; translated from the coding sequence ATGGAAACCTGGCAGAAAATGCTGCAGACTAGTATGACCCGCCCCGCCGAGGTGACCCGGCGCTTCGGCATCGACCCGGCGCCCCTCGATGCGGTCGCAGCCGAATACCCCATGCGTATCAACCCCTACTATCTCTCTCTGATCAGGGAGGTGAACGACCCCATCTGGCGGCAGGCCGTGCCTTCGGAGGAGGAGCTGCGCGACAGCGTCTGCCCTGCGGATCCGCTGGAGGAGGAGAACCAGAGCCCGGTGCCCAACCTGGTGCACCGCTATCCGGACCGGGTGCTGTTCCTGGTCTGTTCGGAGTGCGCCATGTACTGCCGTTTCTGCACCCGCAAGCGCAAGGTCGGCGGCGAAAGCATGGTGGTGAGCCGCGAAACGATCGAGAGCGGCCTGGACTACATCCGCAACCACCCTGAAATCCGCGATGTGATTCTGTCGGGGGGCGACCCGCTGCTGTTGTCCGACGACAGGCTTGACGACATCCTGCGGGCGCTGCGTGCCATCGCCCATGTCGAGATCATCCGCATTGGTTCGCGCGTGCCGGTGGTGCTGCCGCAGCGCATCACCTCGGCGCTGGTGCGGGTGCTGCGCAAATATCACCCGCTTTTTCTCAATACGCACTTCAATCATCCTGACGAGATCACCGCTCAGGCTGCCAAGGCCTGCGCCCGTTTGGCCGACGCGGGGATCCCCCTGGGCAACCAGACGGTGCTGCTGCGCGGAGTCAACGACGATCCCATCGTTATGAAGCGTCTGATGCAGAAGCTGCTTGCGATCCGCATGCGCCCCTATTACCTCTATCAGGCCGACATGGTGCGCGGTACCGACCATTTCCGTACTTCGGTGGAAGAGGGGCTGGAGATCATGCGCGCCCTGCGCGGCCATTCCTCCGGCCTGGGGGTGCCTGCCTACGTGATTGATGCGCCCGGCGGCGGCGGCAAAATCCCGCTGCTGCCCGATTATCTGCAGAGCCTGGGAGAGGAGGTTGAACTGAAGAACTATCGCGGTGAAACCTATCGCTACGCCAATCCCGCCATGCGTCCGCATGAGGAGAAGCGGCAGGTCGGCAATGCGCCTCTCAATTGGTGA
- a CDS encoding DUF294 nucleotidyltransferase-like domain-containing protein: MAEQNIFFLPVREFCRREYFTCTVDENVMELARTMRDHNVSSLVVLDSDDPVGIITDRDLRRKVVAEGADPTGLLARDIMSGPLIVVREEDNFFEVVYQMSHHGIHRLGVVDHDNRLCGMVNESDLIRIQTQSPQHLAKEIEKAADREVLKGYHAEIEEMIVSLADAGVKTRDLVRLISDLNDRIQRRLIELLRQEQRFTELTDDFAFVVMGSEGRSEQTLKTDQDNAIIYADHLDQEQIAGLEEFSLALIDGLIEIGVPSCPGGIMAKNAFWRRPLTPWREALESWISAPSPENIMNFSMFSDLRTLHGDHSLEEQLKAHILCRTREDDVFIARMAANAARFHSPLTIFGNFKREKDGPHKGKIDLKKAGIFTLTEGIKTLALEKGRLGGSTPEKIAWLRQQGVFTAQKAGDIDAAFNLLVFLRLRCQTLAIREGREPSNYVDPDKLDRVEKNRLHTALEVVKSFQGFLRSHFQLDLITN, from the coding sequence ATGGCCGAGCAGAATATCTTCTTTCTACCGGTGCGCGAATTCTGCCGACGCGAATATTTCACCTGCACGGTGGATGAAAACGTCATGGAATTGGCGCGCACCATGCGCGATCATAATGTTTCAAGCCTGGTTGTTCTTGACAGCGATGATCCGGTCGGCATCATCACAGATCGCGATCTACGCCGCAAAGTGGTGGCTGAAGGGGCTGATCCCACCGGGCTGCTCGCCCGCGACATCATGAGCGGACCACTGATCGTGGTGCGCGAGGAGGACAATTTCTTTGAAGTCGTCTACCAGATGTCGCACCACGGCATTCACCGTCTGGGGGTGGTGGACCACGACAACCGGCTGTGCGGCATGGTCAATGAATCGGACCTGATCCGCATCCAGACCCAGTCGCCGCAGCACCTCGCCAAGGAGATCGAAAAAGCCGCGGACAGGGAGGTACTCAAAGGGTATCACGCAGAGATTGAAGAAATGATCGTTTCACTGGCGGATGCAGGCGTCAAAACGCGCGATCTCGTCCGGCTGATCTCCGATCTCAACGACCGAATTCAGCGCCGCCTGATCGAGCTGCTGCGCCAGGAGCAACGCTTTACAGAGCTGACGGACGATTTTGCGTTCGTGGTGATGGGCAGTGAGGGGCGCTCCGAGCAGACCCTGAAAACAGATCAGGACAACGCCATTATCTACGCCGATCATCTCGATCAAGAACAGATCGCCGGACTGGAGGAATTCTCCCTGGCTCTGATCGACGGTCTGATTGAAATCGGCGTGCCCTCCTGCCCCGGCGGCATCATGGCCAAAAACGCCTTTTGGCGACGTCCGTTGACACCCTGGCGCGAAGCCCTGGAAAGCTGGATCTCGGCTCCATCCCCCGAAAACATCATGAACTTCAGCATGTTCAGCGATTTGCGCACCCTGCACGGCGACCATTCCCTCGAAGAACAGCTCAAGGCGCACATCCTGTGCCGCACGCGCGAGGATGACGTGTTCATCGCCCGCATGGCCGCCAACGCCGCGCGCTTTCATTCTCCCCTGACCATTTTCGGCAATTTCAAGCGGGAGAAGGACGGCCCCCACAAAGGCAAGATCGATCTGAAAAAGGCAGGAATCTTCACCCTGACCGAAGGGATCAAGACTCTGGCGCTTGAGAAGGGGCGTCTTGGCGGCAGTACTCCTGAAAAAATCGCCTGGCTGCGGCAGCAGGGGGTGTTCACGGCTCAGAAAGCGGGCGACATCGACGCCGCCTTCAATCTTCTGGTGTTCCTGCGGCTGCGCTGCCAGACCCTGGCCATCCGCGAAGGACGCGAGCCGAGCAATTACGTCGACCCGGACAAGCTTGACCGGGTCGAAAAAAACCGTCTGCACACCGCTCTTGAAGTGGTCAAATCATTCCAGGGCTTTCTGCGCAGCCACTTTCAGCTGGACCTGATCACCAATTGA
- a CDS encoding LysR family transcriptional regulator: METRYLRTLAVVAQTGSFSKTAQQLHITQSAVSQRIKWLEDHFGRELFNRTSTRLLLTDAGKVALEKAHEILALEDQMVEELENLEHGHPLRVSCTPTFGTVQLPQALNRFMLRNYEITDIQLLFHVPEQAMVELREGHIELAVIEHCGRMDFEEFATYTLPDDELVFVSAHTLNLPKGRCELSQLREHTLYVRKEGCSSRSLLENNLRQRHLSLRDFRKTVVTDGLVVTIEAVRAGAGIAFISRSLVEKDLAEGILREHHVHGFNHQRNRTLVVNWNRRNDPAVKAFISCIFNTFNLPSPVEDDSATG, from the coding sequence ATGGAAACACGTTATCTGCGAACATTGGCGGTGGTCGCTCAGACAGGCAGCTTCTCCAAGACCGCCCAGCAGCTCCACATTACCCAGTCCGCAGTCTCGCAACGGATCAAATGGCTGGAGGATCATTTCGGGCGCGAGCTGTTCAACCGCACCAGCACCCGTCTGCTGCTCACCGATGCAGGAAAAGTCGCCCTTGAGAAAGCGCACGAAATCCTCGCTCTCGAAGACCAGATGGTGGAGGAGCTGGAAAACCTCGAACACGGCCACCCGCTGCGCGTGAGCTGCACCCCCACCTTCGGCACGGTTCAACTCCCCCAGGCATTGAACCGCTTCATGTTGCGCAATTACGAGATCACCGACATCCAGCTGCTGTTTCATGTTCCCGAACAGGCCATGGTCGAGTTGCGCGAAGGGCATATCGAGCTGGCGGTTATCGAGCACTGCGGCCGGATGGATTTCGAAGAGTTTGCCACCTATACCCTGCCGGACGATGAACTGGTCTTCGTCAGCGCTCACACTCTCAACCTGCCCAAGGGGCGCTGCGAACTGAGCCAACTGCGGGAACACACCCTCTATGTCCGTAAAGAGGGGTGCAGCAGCCGCTCTCTGCTGGAGAACAACCTGCGCCAGCGTCACCTCTCCCTGCGCGATTTTCGCAAGACCGTCGTCACCGACGGGCTGGTGGTGACCATCGAGGCGGTGCGCGCCGGCGCCGGCATTGCTTTCATTTCACGTTCACTGGTGGAGAAGGATCTGGCTGAAGGGATTCTGCGCGAGCACCACGTTCACGGCTTCAACCACCAACGCAACCGCACCCTGGTGGTGAACTGGAACCGCCGCAACGACCCGGCGGTCAAAGCTTTTATTTCCTGCATTTTCAATACCTTCAACCTTCCTTCGCCCGTAGAGGATGATTCAGCGACGGGCTGA
- a CDS encoding DUF4870 domain-containing protein → MKQSPEIDIEMRAENSDRGPVYRSSDPSGDNWAMACHLSALCGYLFPFGNVIGPLVLWLFKGKQISQVDQHGKEALNFQISVTLYMFASMLLMLIGIGVVLLVALSIFTLVMIIIATIKARNGELYHYPLTIRFLR, encoded by the coding sequence ATGAAACAATCCCCCGAAATCGATATCGAAATGCGCGCTGAAAATTCTGACCGGGGCCCCGTCTATCGATCTTCCGACCCCAGCGGCGACAACTGGGCCATGGCCTGTCACCTGAGTGCGCTGTGCGGCTACCTCTTCCCCTTTGGTAACGTTATCGGGCCCCTTGTCCTGTGGCTGTTCAAGGGGAAACAGATCTCCCAGGTCGATCAGCACGGCAAGGAAGCACTGAACTTCCAGATCAGCGTCACGCTCTACATGTTTGCCTCGATGCTGCTGATGCTCATCGGGATTGGCGTCGTGCTGCTGGTCGCCCTGTCCATTTTCACCCTGGTGATGATCATCATCGCCACCATCAAGGCGCGCAATGGGGAACTCTACCATTACCCCCTGACGATCCGTTTTCTCCGCTGA
- a CDS encoding phosphatase — protein sequence MNQINKDALPMVSTLKLQADLHIHTIASGHAYSTVDEIARAAAEKGLRGIALTDHGPALPGGPHPYHFHALRFVPEVLYGVRVLRGAEANIMGAGEIDLPDDVLPKLDVVMAGFHEDCSPVGNAAQNTEILLAIMDRPQIKIISHPGNPSVPLDLEAVAEHAAKTGTALEFNNSSFIISRIGSDHNCRQLAHFCAAHGTPVTVGSDAHFHSTVGELSVAQQALAEGGVDPEQIINRTLETTLAFLNLES from the coding sequence ATGAATCAAATCAACAAGGATGCTCTACCTATGGTTTCAACTCTCAAACTGCAAGCCGACCTGCATATCCATACCATTGCTTCCGGCCATGCCTACAGCACGGTGGATGAAATCGCCCGCGCCGCAGCCGAAAAAGGCCTTCGCGGCATTGCGCTGACCGACCATGGTCCGGCGCTTCCCGGCGGTCCGCACCCCTACCACTTCCACGCTCTGCGCTTTGTCCCCGAAGTCCTTTATGGAGTCCGCGTGCTGCGTGGCGCCGAAGCCAACATCATGGGGGCGGGAGAGATCGACCTTCCTGACGATGTGCTGCCCAAGCTCGACGTGGTGATGGCCGGCTTTCACGAGGACTGCTCGCCGGTCGGCAATGCCGCGCAGAACACGGAGATTCTTCTGGCCATTATGGACCGGCCGCAAATCAAGATCATCTCCCATCCGGGCAACCCCTCGGTACCCCTCGACCTGGAGGCGGTGGCCGAACACGCCGCCAAAACCGGCACCGCCCTGGAATTCAACAATTCCTCCTTTATCATCAGCCGCATCGGCAGCGACCACAACTGCCGGCAGCTCGCTCACTTCTGTGCAGCGCATGGCACCCCGGTCACCGTGGGCAGCGACGCTCATTTTCACAGCACCGTAGGCGAGCTGAGCGTGGCCCAACAGGCGCTTGCCGAAGGAGGCGTGGATCCCGAGCAGATTATCAACCGCACGCTGGAGACGACCCTGGCCTTCCTGAACCTGGAGTCCTGA
- a CDS encoding TIGR03960 family B12-binding radical SAM protein codes for MAYENILPHVSRPSRYLGGEVGSIIKNPEQVELSIALAFPDVYEVGMSHLGYAILYHILNQHSWLAAERVYAPWPDMEEQLRQAGEPLRSLETERPLSRFDIIGFTLQYELSYTNLVTMLDLASVPRRRDQRSADHPLIVVGGPCAFNPEPLADFFDCAVIGDGEEALPELCRAVRASKEAGEDRARLLQRLARIEGVYVPSLYTVSYRKDGCVASIIASPGTPERVRRRFLADLNASSFPVRPVVPTMNTVHDRVAVEIARGCTRGCRFCQAGYIYRPVRERDPARIVEIIEKSLAFAGQEEVSLLSLSSGDYGCIEPLLKNLMTRFADSQVAVSLPSLRVGSLTPELMEEIRRVRKTGFTLAPEAGSERLRQVINKGIDAEDLVEATATAFSLGWRLVKLYFMLGLPTETDEDLEQIIDLAVRVKRSGRGSQGGADVNVSVSTFVPKPHTPFQWEAQIGLAETRRRQNLLRDKLRAKKLRMKWHTAEMSFLEGVFARGDRRLGAVIARAVDLGCRFDGWDDQFDFARWQQAFADCGIEPAWYLRERTEDEVLPWDHIDCGVSRSFFLQERRRALGLETTPDCRGGVCTACGVCDFQQVYPRLHDAAALEEGSAGATAPTAPAGEENRCKLRLRVAKTGKGRFVGHLEFMGLFNRAVRRAGLPVRYSQGFHPHPRISYSEALPHGMESEAEIIDLDLGRPVAAREAAAGINARLPAGFQVHEAALLDWRNPSPSASIDCTVYRLECASSDDGQLSERISSFLTADTVPATRMKKGRAVEVDLRPGVRSVRLEAGTLYLEMTHGSPLPVAAHLLECDEDRIRGLVPRKIGVVLKGTGDDI; via the coding sequence ATGGCTTACGAAAATATCCTGCCCCATGTCTCCCGTCCCTCGCGCTATCTCGGGGGAGAGGTGGGAAGCATTATCAAGAACCCGGAACAGGTGGAACTCTCCATCGCCCTGGCCTTCCCCGATGTCTACGAAGTCGGGATGAGCCATCTGGGATATGCCATTCTCTATCATATTCTCAACCAGCACTCCTGGCTCGCTGCGGAGCGGGTCTATGCGCCCTGGCCCGATATGGAGGAGCAGCTGCGGCAGGCCGGTGAACCGCTGCGCAGCCTGGAAACCGAGCGGCCTTTGAGCCGTTTCGATATTATCGGATTCACCCTGCAGTACGAGTTGTCCTATACCAACCTGGTGACCATGCTGGACCTGGCTTCGGTTCCGCGCCGCCGGGATCAGCGCAGCGCCGACCACCCGCTGATTGTGGTGGGCGGCCCCTGTGCCTTCAACCCGGAGCCGTTGGCTGATTTTTTTGACTGCGCGGTGATCGGCGACGGCGAGGAGGCTCTGCCGGAGCTGTGCCGGGCGGTCAGAGCTTCGAAAGAGGCGGGTGAGGACCGTGCCCGCCTGCTGCAGCGCCTGGCGCGCATCGAAGGGGTCTATGTCCCGTCGCTCTATACCGTCTCCTATCGGAAGGACGGCTGTGTGGCCTCCATTATTGCTTCTCCTGGCACTCCGGAGCGTGTGCGGCGCCGTTTTCTGGCGGACCTCAACGCCTCCTCCTTTCCCGTGCGGCCGGTAGTGCCGACCATGAATACGGTGCACGACCGTGTGGCGGTAGAGATCGCGCGCGGCTGCACCCGCGGCTGCCGCTTCTGTCAGGCCGGCTACATCTATCGTCCGGTGCGTGAGCGCGACCCCGCTCGTATTGTGGAGATTATCGAAAAATCCCTGGCCTTCGCCGGACAGGAGGAGGTTTCCCTGCTTTCTCTCTCCAGCGGTGATTACGGCTGTATTGAGCCGCTGCTCAAGAACCTGATGACGCGCTTTGCCGACAGCCAGGTGGCGGTATCGCTGCCGAGCCTGCGGGTGGGGTCTTTGACTCCTGAATTGATGGAGGAGATCCGCAGGGTGCGCAAGACCGGCTTTACTCTGGCGCCTGAAGCCGGCAGCGAACGCCTGCGTCAGGTGATCAACAAGGGGATTGATGCCGAGGATCTGGTTGAGGCAACGGCCACAGCCTTTTCTCTGGGGTGGCGCCTGGTCAAGCTCTACTTCATGCTGGGCCTGCCTACCGAGACCGACGAGGATCTGGAGCAGATTATCGATCTGGCGGTACGGGTCAAGCGCTCCGGGCGGGGCTCGCAGGGCGGTGCAGACGTCAATGTTTCGGTTTCGACCTTTGTGCCCAAGCCCCATACCCCCTTTCAGTGGGAAGCCCAGATCGGGTTGGCCGAGACGCGGCGGCGCCAGAATCTGCTGCGCGATAAGCTGCGGGCAAAAAAGCTGCGCATGAAGTGGCACACCGCCGAAATGTCGTTTCTGGAAGGTGTCTTCGCCCGCGGCGACCGCCGTCTGGGCGCGGTCATCGCCCGTGCCGTCGACCTGGGGTGCCGTTTCGATGGCTGGGACGATCAGTTTGATTTCGCCCGCTGGCAGCAGGCTTTTGCCGATTGCGGCATAGAGCCCGCCTGGTATCTGCGTGAGCGCACAGAAGATGAAGTGCTGCCCTGGGATCATATCGATTGTGGCGTGAGCCGCTCCTTTTTTCTGCAGGAGCGGCGGCGGGCCCTGGGGCTTGAGACGACTCCCGATTGCCGCGGCGGAGTCTGTACCGCCTGCGGAGTCTGTGATTTTCAGCAGGTGTACCCGCGCCTGCACGATGCCGCCGCTCTCGAAGAGGGATCCGCCGGAGCTACTGCCCCGACGGCACCTGCCGGAGAGGAGAATCGCTGCAAGCTGCGCCTGCGTGTTGCCAAAACCGGCAAGGGGCGCTTCGTGGGCCATCTGGAGTTCATGGGTCTGTTTAACCGGGCCGTCCGGCGTGCGGGCCTGCCGGTGCGCTATTCTCAAGGCTTTCACCCCCACCCGCGCATCTCCTACAGCGAGGCTCTGCCCCATGGTATGGAAAGCGAGGCGGAGATCATCGACCTTGATCTGGGTCGGCCGGTGGCGGCCCGGGAGGCGGCGGCCGGGATCAATGCACGCCTGCCCGCCGGGTTCCAAGTGCATGAAGCCGCGCTTCTGGACTGGCGCAATCCGTCACCATCGGCTAGTATTGACTGTACGGTTTATCGGCTGGAGTGCGCGAGCAGCGATGACGGCCAACTGAGTGAGCGGATCTCCTCTTTTCTCACCGCGGACACTGTTCCGGCGACCCGCATGAAAAAGGGGCGCGCGGTGGAGGTGGATCTGCGTCCCGGCGTCAGGTCGGTGCGACTTGAGGCGGGAACGCTTTATCTCGAAATGACCCACGGCAGCCCTCTGCCGGTGGCCGCTCATCTGCTCGAATGCGACGAAGATCGCATTCGCGGGCTGGTGCCGCGCAAAATCGGGGTGGTCCTCAAAGGGACGGGTGACGACATATGA
- a CDS encoding Rne/Rng family ribonuclease — MTKELVINTTSQETRVALLENGHIAELYIERSRERGIVGNIYKGRVIRVLPGMQAAFVDIGLEKAAFLYVADVFDEVEAVEQFIDDGNHVSPPASEEDDGEEIRVLPPIEDLLQEGQEILVQVAKEPIGTKGARITSHISLPGRNLVYMPTVDHVGISRRIECEEEKDRLRELVEQIRPEGSGFIVRTAAENKSSEDLTLDMEFLLNLWQDICRRKDGSGAPSLIHSELDVICKVVRDVLTEDVRRIVIDSKEEYDKVVRFIDTFMPRLRYSIELYTDEEPIFDAFGLEVEIARALGRKVWLKSGGYIIIEQTEALVAVDVNTGRYVGKHNLEDTILKTNLEAVKEIAFQLRLRNIGGLIIIDFIDMEKEPHREKVYAALLDALKNDKSKTNILKISELGLVEMTRQRVRESIGRTLCESCPYCEGKGYIKSRPTLAYEIFRELRRELKDLEESAVNVVVHPDVAAILYDEERLGIEELELRFGKKITVVARPVFHQEQFEILPGA; from the coding sequence ATGACCAAGGAACTGGTCATCAACACCACCTCCCAGGAAACGCGGGTGGCGCTGCTGGAGAACGGCCATATCGCCGAACTCTATATCGAGCGTTCCCGCGAGCGGGGGATTGTGGGAAACATTTACAAGGGTCGGGTGATTCGCGTTTTACCCGGGATGCAGGCGGCTTTTGTCGACATTGGTCTTGAGAAAGCGGCTTTTCTCTATGTCGCTGACGTTTTTGACGAGGTCGAAGCGGTCGAGCAGTTCATCGATGACGGCAACCACGTCTCCCCGCCGGCGAGCGAGGAGGACGATGGGGAAGAGATAAGGGTCCTGCCCCCTATCGAGGATCTGCTGCAGGAAGGGCAGGAGATCCTGGTGCAGGTGGCCAAGGAGCCCATCGGCACCAAGGGTGCGCGTATCACGTCCCATATCTCCCTGCCGGGACGCAACCTGGTGTATATGCCGACCGTCGACCACGTGGGGATTTCCCGCCGCATCGAGTGCGAAGAGGAGAAGGATCGCCTGCGTGAACTGGTCGAGCAGATCCGTCCGGAGGGGTCCGGGTTTATCGTGCGCACCGCCGCGGAAAACAAGAGCTCCGAGGATCTGACTCTCGACATGGAGTTTCTGCTCAATCTCTGGCAGGATATCTGCCGGCGCAAGGACGGCAGCGGCGCCCCTTCTCTCATCCATTCCGAACTCGATGTCATCTGCAAGGTGGTGCGCGACGTGTTGACCGAGGATGTGCGGCGCATCGTGATCGACTCGAAGGAAGAATACGACAAGGTGGTGCGCTTCATCGATACTTTCATGCCCAGGCTGCGCTATTCCATCGAACTCTATACCGATGAAGAGCCTATTTTTGACGCCTTCGGTCTCGAGGTCGAGATTGCGCGGGCCCTGGGGCGCAAGGTGTGGCTTAAAAGCGGCGGCTACATCATCATAGAGCAGACCGAGGCGCTGGTGGCGGTCGATGTCAATACCGGCCGCTACGTCGGCAAGCACAATCTCGAGGATACCATCCTCAAGACCAACCTCGAAGCGGTCAAGGAGATTGCCTTTCAGCTGCGGCTGCGCAACATCGGCGGGTTGATCATCATCGATTTCATCGATATGGAAAAAGAGCCGCACCGTGAAAAGGTCTATGCCGCTCTGCTCGATGCCCTGAAGAACGATAAGAGCAAGACCAATATCCTCAAGATCTCCGAACTCGGGCTGGTGGAGATGACCCGTCAGCGGGTGCGCGAAAGCATCGGACGCACCCTGTGCGAGTCCTGCCCCTACTGCGAGGGCAAGGGGTATATCAAGAGCCGCCCGACGCTGGCTTATGAAATCTTCCGCGAACTGCGGCGGGAACTCAAAGACCTGGAGGAGAGTGCGGTCAATGTGGTGGTGCACCCCGATGTGGCCGCCATTCTCTATGACGAGGAGCGTCTGGGGATCGAAGAGCTGGAATTGCGCTTCGGCAAAAAAATCACGGTGGTCGCCCGGCCGGTGTTTCATCAGGAGCAGTTCGAGATTCTGCCCGGCGCATGA
- the rplU gene encoding 50S ribosomal protein L21 — translation MYAVVKTGGKQYKVSEGDLVKVEKLVGAVGDAIELDEVLMVGGEEVKVGTPLLQGAKVKARIVEQDKDKKILVFKSKRRQGYRKLNGHRQPITRLKITGIEA, via the coding sequence ATGTACGCTGTTGTAAAGACCGGAGGAAAACAGTACAAAGTTTCCGAAGGCGATCTGGTAAAGGTCGAAAAACTCGTGGGTGCGGTGGGTGATGCCATCGAACTTGATGAAGTCCTCATGGTCGGCGGTGAAGAGGTTAAAGTCGGAACACCTCTGCTGCAGGGCGCGAAAGTCAAGGCGCGGATTGTTGAACAGGACAAGGACAAGAAGATCCTGGTGTTCAAATCCAAGCGGCGCCAGGGCTATCGCAAGCTCAACGGGCACCGTCAACCCATTACCCGCCTGAAGATCACGGGCATCGAAGCATAA